A portion of the Enterobacter sp. SA187 genome contains these proteins:
- the ftsX gene encoding permease-like cell division protein FtsX yields the protein MNKRDAVNQIRQFGNKLDRFRKPGQGSGGNRGGSGRSKTPPKPGSRKTNVFNEQMRYAWQGAVQDLKSKPLATLLTVMVIAISLTLPSVCYMVYKNVHQASSQYYPSPQITVYFDKTLDDGAAQQVVGQLQAEQGVEKVNYLSREDALGEFRNWSGFGGALDMLEENPLPAVAVVVPKIDFQNTESLNTLRDRITRINGIDEVRMDDSWFARLAALTGLVGRVSVMIGILMVAAVFLVIGNSVRLSIFSRRDSINVQKLIGATDGFILRPFLYGGALLGFSGAFLSLILSEILVMRLSSAVTEVAKIFGTQFELSGLSFDECLLLLLVCSMIGWLAAWLATVQHLRHFTPD from the coding sequence GTGAATAAACGCGACGCAGTCAATCAAATCCGCCAGTTCGGCAATAAACTGGACCGCTTCCGTAAACCGGGACAGGGCAGCGGCGGCAACCGTGGCGGTTCCGGCCGCAGCAAAACGCCGCCGAAGCCTGGCTCGCGCAAGACCAACGTTTTTAATGAACAGATGCGCTACGCCTGGCAGGGCGCGGTGCAGGATCTGAAAAGCAAACCGCTGGCGACTCTGCTGACGGTGATGGTGATCGCCATCTCCCTGACGCTGCCGAGCGTCTGCTATATGGTGTACAAAAACGTTCACCAGGCCTCATCGCAGTATTACCCGTCGCCGCAAATTACCGTCTACTTCGATAAGACACTGGACGACGGCGCCGCGCAGCAGGTGGTCGGGCAGTTGCAGGCGGAACAGGGCGTCGAGAAGGTGAACTACCTGTCGCGGGAAGACGCGCTGGGCGAGTTCCGCAACTGGTCAGGCTTTGGCGGCGCGCTGGATATGCTGGAAGAAAACCCACTGCCCGCTGTGGCGGTCGTGGTGCCGAAAATCGACTTCCAGAATACCGAATCGCTGAATACCCTGCGCGACCGTATCACCCGCATTAACGGCATTGATGAAGTGCGGATGGACGACAGCTGGTTTGCGCGTCTGGCTGCGCTCACCGGGCTGGTGGGCCGCGTGTCTGTGATGATCGGCATTCTGATGGTGGCGGCGGTATTTCTCGTCATCGGTAACAGCGTGCGTCTGAGCATTTTCTCCCGTCGCGACAGCATCAACGTGCAGAAACTGATCGGCGCAACGGATGGCTTTATTCTACGTCCGTTCCTCTACGGCGGGGCGCTGCTCGGCTTTAGCGGGGCATTCCTGTCGCTCATTCTGTCGGAGATCCTGGTGATGCGGCTGTCATCGGCGGTGACGGAAGTGGCGAAGATTTTCGGCACCCAGTTTGAGCTAAGCGGCCTCTCATTTGACGAGTGTTTATTACTGCTGCTGGTGTGCTCAATGATTGGCTGGCTGGCCGCGTGGCTGGCAACGGTGCAACATTTACGTCACTTTACCCCCGACTAA
- the ftsE gene encoding cell division ATP-binding protein FtsE, with protein MIRFEHVSKAYLGGRQALQGVTFHLQPGEMAFLTGHSGAGKSTLLKLICGIERPSAGKIWFSGHEISRLKNREVPFLRRQIGMIFQDHHLLMDRTVFDNVAIPLIIAGASGEDIRRRVSAALDKVGLLDKAKNFPIQLSGGEQQRVGIARAVVNKPAVLLADEPTGNLDDALSEGILRLFEEFNRVGVTVLMATHDMSLIARRSYRMLSLSDGHLHGGLTGE; from the coding sequence ATGATTCGCTTTGAACATGTCAGCAAGGCTTATCTCGGCGGGAGACAGGCGTTGCAGGGGGTGACATTCCACCTGCAACCGGGCGAGATGGCGTTTCTGACCGGCCACTCCGGCGCAGGTAAAAGTACGCTGTTAAAGCTGATCTGCGGTATCGAGCGGCCAAGCGCCGGGAAAATCTGGTTTTCCGGGCATGAGATCAGCCGTCTGAAAAACCGCGAAGTGCCGTTTCTGCGTCGGCAGATCGGCATGATTTTTCAGGATCACCATCTGTTAATGGACCGTACGGTCTTTGACAACGTGGCGATCCCGCTGATTATCGCCGGGGCCAGCGGTGAAGACATTCGTCGTCGCGTATCGGCGGCGCTGGATAAAGTCGGGCTGCTCGACAAAGCGAAAAACTTTCCCATTCAGCTTTCCGGCGGTGAACAGCAGCGCGTGGGCATTGCCCGTGCGGTAGTGAACAAACCTGCGGTGCTGCTGGCGGACGAACCGACCGGTAACCTGGACGACGCGCTGTCGGAAGGGATTTTGCGTCTGTTTGAAGAATTCAACCGCGTTGGGGTAACGGTACTGATGGCCACGCACGACATGAGTCTGATTGCGCGCCGCTCGTACCGCATGCTGAGTCTGAGCGACGGTCATTTGCATGGAGGCCTGACGGGTGAATAA